From the Winogradskyella forsetii genome, the window ATTCACTACCACTGGCTTAATACCATGTGAATTGTTAGTAGGAGTTAAATCGTCTTCGCTACTGCCATTAATGCTAACTAATAAATTGAAAACATCACCTCCATTTACGGTTGGAGGAGGTAAAACATTAAAAACAACATCGATAAACTGAGTTTCTAAAGGATCTAAATCCTGAAAATTAAACACTACTTCACCTGCAGTAAAACTTTGAACTGTTTCTGAAGCACTGACGAAAGTCATCATTGATCCCTCATACTCAAATGTAATTGTTCCGTTTTCTATTAGTGGACCAACATTTCTATATACAATTCTATAATGTGAATTAAAACCAGGTCTTGGATCCTCTGTGATAGGAAAAATTGAAATCTCTAGATCATGCAAAACCCCATTAGGTTCTAGACAAAAACTATTAATTTCAGTAATTCCTAAATTTTCAAAATTGGAAGTATAAGTTTCTGGTGTAACCGTAAAATATCCAGCAAATGGAATTACAGGGGCTGTTGTATAGTTTCCTGGTTCTTCGACGAGTAGCTGGTAAACACCGTTAAATTGTGAAAATGTGGCATATTCGTTAACTCCACTATCTGCAACTATCATAATGTTAGAAAATGGTGGGTTATTATCATCACATGGCACGTTATCTGCAAATGTTACAGTACCAGAAATTTCATTCCATGGGAACGAAAGATTTTCGAACCATGCCAAACTATTTTCTTCCAAACTTCCTACCACATCAAGCGACCCATTATTGTCAATATCAAAAATGTCTAATTGCTGTGGAAACCTTTCTTCTAAAATTGTAATATATGGACCATAATTGAACTCATCTCCTGTGATTTCCACTAAATTTTCATGCCATACTAATTCTGAATCTCCAATACTATTAGATCTTCCTGCTAAAATATCTACATCATTATCATTATCGAAATCAATGAAAGCCACATTATCAACAAAGTCATTAGTAGACACAAGAATTTCCTTATCATCAAAAGTTCCTGAACTATTATTATATCTTAATAGATCGATTTCTCGAATAAGTCCAATATCAGAAACAAAAATAATATCGGTATAATTATCATCTGTTATATCCTGAAGCAGGATTTCTCTAACATAACCATTCTCTGCTATGGTCTGAGAAAATGAAAAATCGCCTAATCCATCGCTATTATTAAACCAAGATATACTATTGTCATCTTCAACAATTACAAGATCTAAATCGCCATCATCATCAATATCACCCAAAGCTATATCTTTCACAAAATTCAAATTTTCGACTATAGACTGTGCAGGTTCAAAAGTACCATCTCCATTATTTCTATGATAGAAAATAGTTGAAAAATCATTTTCCATTGTACCTACGATATCTAAATCGTAATCACCATCAATGTCTTTAAACGCTAGATATCTGCGAAAGCCCTCATATGCTATTGGTGTACTTTTAGTAAAATTTAAACTACCATTATTAATAAATACATGTAGCCTACCCTCAACTAAAAAATCTTCTTCAGAAACCCAAACGATGATATCTAAATCCTCATCACCATCAACATCGCTTATAGATAAATCAAGACCGTTTAAGGAATCGTAACTCTGAGTTTGCAATGCACTTGCAATTATCACCTGACCCTCATTAAAATTTCCCAGACCATCAGTATTCTCAAAAAGAGATAATTTTCCATCATTAGAAACGGATACTATATCTAAATCACCATCTCTATCTAAATCACCTTTGTCAAAACTAGCTATTCCATATATCGCTTTGGAAATTAAGTTCTGTTCTCCAAAAGTGCCTTGATCATCTAAATTTTTAAACCAGCCTACTTGACGCTCATACAATGATGCAGTGACCACGTCAATTTTAGAGTCGTTATCAATGTCCGTTGCGAAAAATGATTTCAAGCCCACAAGCGATGAGGCTATTATTTGCTCATCACCAAAATTTCCTGAACCTTGATTTTTATACCAAGTCATTTTATTCGTTGCTTGATAACTATAAGGTGGTCCGGGATTACTTGTGGGATAATAGCTAAAAAGCAAATCCACTATACTGTCTCCATCCAAATCTTTAAATGCTATATCAATGAAACTGTCTAAATCTGCATTTTCCATATCAGGCAGACTTGTAATGGTTGCTCGTGGTCCAAAAACACCTGCTCCATTTGTGTTTTCGTACCATAATACTTCACTGTTAGTACCATTTAATAAAACTGTAACCACATCATTATCATTGTCGTTATCAACATCCGCTACGATAATATGCTTACCTGTGGAAGAAGAATCTAAATTCTGCGTAAGTGTTACTGTATTATTAGAGTTATGTATATAAAAATCAAGATTATCTTGATAATCTACAACCAGA encodes:
- a CDS encoding T9SS type A sorting domain-containing protein gives rise to the protein MKARLIFMVLFLISTFSYAQVNLTENVIIGQTTDLGLEKLSKVIAADLDGDGFKDVISLGRRVQWYKNLAAQGTFDESTMLEWVSTVFNIELDIDAADVDGDGDIDLVYYKRNPDVVHSVIMVWIENLDGLGNFSESQTLKTINEITKVKVNLLDVDNDGDIDITYSDYENIGWMENIDGNANFVDHTLLTIPSTINYHGYAFSDFNGDNLMDLVVDYQDNLDFYIHNSNNTVTLTQNLDSSSTGKHIIVADVDNDNDNDVVTVLLNGTNSEVLWYENTNGAGVFGPRATITSLPDMENADLDSFIDIAFKDLDGDSIVDLLFSYYPTSNPGPPYSYQATNKMTWYKNQGSGNFGDEQIIASSLVGLKSFFATDIDNDSKIDVVTASLYERQVGWFKNLDDQGTFGEQNLISKAIYGIASFDKGDLDRDGDLDIVSVSNDGKLSLFENTDGLGNFNEGQVIIASALQTQSYDSLNGLDLSISDVDGDEDLDIIVWVSEEDFLVEGRLHVFINNGSLNFTKSTPIAYEGFRRYLAFKDIDGDYDLDIVGTMENDFSTIFYHRNNGDGTFEPAQSIVENLNFVKDIALGDIDDDGDLDLVIVEDDNSISWFNNSDGLGDFSFSQTIAENGYVREILLQDITDDNYTDIIFVSDIGLIREIDLLRYNNSSGTFDDKEILVSTNDFVDNVAFIDFDNDNDVDILAGRSNSIGDSELVWHENLVEITGDEFNYGPYITILEERFPQQLDIFDIDNNGSLDVVGSLEENSLAWFENLSFPWNEISGTVTFADNVPCDDNNPPFSNIMIVADSGVNEYATFSQFNGVYQLLVEEPGNYTTAPVIPFAGYFTVTPETYTSNFENLGITEINSFCLEPNGVLHDLEISIFPITEDPRPGFNSHYRIVYRNVGPLIENGTITFEYEGSMMTFVSASETVQSFTAGEVVFNFQDLDPLETQFIDVVFNVLPPPTVNGGDVFNLLVSINGSSEDDLTPTNNSHGIKPVVVNSYDPNDIRVMEGEEILIEDVDKYLHYIIRFQNTGSASAININVEHELDEKLDWETMRLENLSHPGRVEIVNGSMVNFIFDDIHLPDSTSNEPASHGHIAYKIKPKSNVVVGDIFSAVADIYFDFNPPIITNTATTEIVEPLSVGEFNAQSIQLYPNPAKDQLKITSHKIMDKLTIVDINGRVLNDIQLSNSEYTLDVSTLTKGVYFLEIQSGASKSTKKFIKN